One region of Caldimonas thermodepolymerans genomic DNA includes:
- a CDS encoding multidrug effflux MFS transporter, with product MSFPFTVLAPWLATRRTRGAAVRMNPDASKIWKAPRWALALLLAALGMLGAFSIDTYLPAFAGIAKALGATPVQMQQTLSAYLFAFAFMNLFHGALSDSFGRRPVVLVGILVYTLATVGCALSQSIGQLVFFRALQGLSAGAGIVISRTVVRDMFPPEQAQRVMAQITIYFGVAPALAPIIGGWLYVHAGWHAIFWFLAAFGALLLVTNYRVLPETLPASQRQPFNARNLLAGYWQLGSDPRFLLLALASGVPFNGVFLYVLSAPTFLGEHLQLAPTQFFWFFMLFIGGMMCGSWCSGRLAGRITPRRQIRWGFTIMLASSAVNVLANALFEAHVSWALFPGAVYAFGWALMTPVVTLLVLDLFPQRRGMASSLQTVIASASNGLVAGVVAPLAMHSTLGLAVTSAVLMVLGLVAWTYVRHRWPAAVGVRAEAPQAGLATIR from the coding sequence TTGTCTTTCCCGTTCACCGTCCTGGCGCCTTGGCTGGCGACAAGAAGAACACGAGGCGCTGCTGTCCGCATGAATCCTGACGCATCCAAGATCTGGAAGGCCCCCCGCTGGGCGCTGGCCTTGTTGCTGGCCGCCCTCGGCATGCTGGGCGCGTTCTCCATCGACACCTACCTGCCGGCGTTCGCAGGCATCGCGAAGGCGCTGGGGGCGACGCCGGTGCAGATGCAGCAGACGCTGTCGGCCTACCTGTTCGCGTTCGCGTTCATGAACCTGTTCCACGGCGCGCTGTCCGACAGCTTCGGGCGCCGCCCGGTGGTGCTGGTCGGCATCCTGGTCTACACGCTGGCCACGGTCGGGTGCGCGCTGTCGCAGTCGATCGGCCAGCTGGTGTTCTTCCGGGCGCTGCAGGGCCTGTCCGCCGGGGCCGGGATCGTGATCTCGCGTACCGTGGTGCGCGACATGTTCCCGCCCGAGCAGGCGCAGCGCGTGATGGCGCAGATCACCATCTACTTCGGCGTCGCGCCGGCGCTCGCGCCCATCATTGGCGGCTGGCTGTACGTGCATGCCGGCTGGCACGCGATCTTCTGGTTCCTGGCCGCGTTCGGCGCGCTGCTGCTGGTGACCAACTACCGCGTGCTGCCGGAAACGCTGCCGGCCTCGCAACGCCAGCCGTTCAACGCGCGCAACCTGCTGGCCGGCTACTGGCAGCTCGGCTCCGACCCGCGCTTCCTGCTGCTGGCGCTGGCCAGCGGCGTGCCGTTCAACGGCGTGTTCCTGTACGTGCTGTCGGCGCCGACCTTCCTCGGCGAGCACCTGCAGCTGGCACCGACGCAGTTCTTCTGGTTCTTCATGCTGTTCATCGGCGGCATGATGTGCGGCTCGTGGTGCAGCGGACGGCTGGCCGGCCGCATCACGCCGCGCCGGCAGATCCGCTGGGGCTTCACCATCATGCTGGCCAGCTCGGCGGTCAACGTGCTGGCCAATGCGCTGTTCGAGGCCCACGTGTCGTGGGCGCTGTTCCCGGGCGCGGTCTACGCGTTCGGCTGGGCCCTGATGACGCCGGTGGTGACCCTGCTGGTGCTGGACCTGTTCCCGCAGCGCCGCGGCATGGCCTCGTCCCTGCAGACCGTGATCGCCTCGGCCTCCAACGGCCTGGTGGCCGGCGTGGTGGCGCCGCTGGCGATGCATTCCACGCTGGGCCTGGCCGTGACCTCGGCGGTGCTGATGGTGCTGGGCCTGGTCGCCTGGACCTACGTGCGTCACCGCTGGCCCGCGGCCGTGGGCGTGCGCGCCGAGGCGCCTCAGGCCGGCTTGGCCACCATCAGGTAG
- a CDS encoding DUF3025 domain-containing protein, with translation MLAALQTLRSIAADPPPWWRPWQAVAARVAVHAGAPSVAEALNRALAAQPVDLAAGALRFVPQAALPPGEAYEAYIHRTACVPTRDNLHDLFNGLMWLARPALKRRLNELQAAEIARAGIGAVRGPLRDALTLFDENAALLQAPPPLVQALRGRQWHELFVTLRPLWARARLELFGHALLEKLVCPYKSITAHVYLVPPGAPDDLGLAPASLVPKPFLPLPVLGVPGWWPANEAPDFYADAEVFRPLPGTKTATLR, from the coding sequence GTGCTGGCGGCGCTGCAGACCCTGCGCTCCATCGCGGCCGACCCGCCGCCCTGGTGGCGGCCGTGGCAGGCCGTGGCCGCGCGGGTGGCCGTGCACGCCGGGGCGCCGAGCGTGGCCGAGGCGCTCAACCGCGCGCTGGCCGCGCAGCCGGTCGACCTGGCGGCCGGGGCGCTGCGCTTCGTGCCGCAGGCGGCGCTGCCGCCCGGCGAGGCCTACGAGGCCTACATCCACCGCACCGCCTGCGTGCCCACGCGCGACAACCTGCACGACCTGTTCAACGGCCTGATGTGGCTGGCGCGCCCGGCGCTCAAGCGCCGCCTCAACGAGCTGCAGGCCGCCGAGATCGCCCGCGCCGGCATCGGTGCGGTGCGCGGCCCGCTGCGCGACGCGCTGACGCTGTTCGACGAGAACGCCGCGCTGCTGCAGGCCCCGCCGCCGCTGGTGCAGGCGCTGCGCGGGCGGCAGTGGCACGAGCTGTTCGTCACGCTGCGCCCGCTGTGGGCCCGGGCCCGTCTGGAACTCTTCGGCCACGCGCTGCTCGAGAAGCTGGTGTGCCCCTACAAGAGCATCACCGCGCACGTGTACCTGGTGCCCCCCGGCGCGCCGGACGACCTGGGCCTGGCGCCGGCCTCCCTGGTGCCCAAGCCCTTCCTGCCGCTGCCGGTGCTGGGCGTGCCCGGCTGGTGGCCGGCCAACGAGGCGCCGGACTTCTACGCCGACGCCGAGGTGTTTCGCCCCCTGCCCGGCACGAAAACCGCGACGCTGAGATAA
- a CDS encoding NYN domain-containing protein, which translates to MNGPRRRVMLLVDADNVSVDVVQQAVDLVMQRHGAIHVRRAYCTPETALKHLKLFKSLSMRPMVNLSMGKNCTDIALAIDAIDLVNAERPDVVVIVSSDSDFAPLVLRLREKGCRVEGIGQVGKTGEDATAIYDDFTDLAHRKPAARAAVTPAPAPARKAAAPAAPAPAPAPAPAARKRPARRAAAAPRAPEPAAPAAPALLEGVQQILEAVPELRDGAQLELRLAAERLRAAKLLARNAPSTRLFKKYPECFRLTPERQPNKVQYRAPGAV; encoded by the coding sequence ATGAATGGTCCGCGCCGTCGCGTGATGCTGCTGGTCGATGCCGACAACGTCTCGGTGGACGTCGTCCAGCAGGCCGTCGACCTGGTGATGCAGCGCCACGGCGCGATCCACGTGCGCCGCGCCTATTGCACGCCCGAGACGGCGCTCAAGCACCTGAAGCTGTTCAAGAGCCTGTCGATGCGGCCCATGGTCAACCTGTCGATGGGCAAGAACTGCACCGACATCGCGCTGGCGATCGACGCGATCGACCTGGTCAACGCCGAGCGGCCCGACGTGGTGGTGATCGTCTCGTCCGATTCCGACTTCGCGCCGTTGGTGCTGCGCTTGCGCGAGAAGGGCTGCCGGGTCGAGGGCATCGGCCAGGTCGGCAAGACCGGCGAGGACGCCACCGCGATCTACGACGACTTCACCGACCTCGCGCACCGCAAGCCGGCCGCCCGTGCCGCGGTCACCCCGGCGCCCGCGCCGGCACGCAAGGCCGCCGCCCCGGCCGCGCCGGCCCCGGCACCTGCTCCCGCTCCGGCGGCCCGCAAGCGCCCGGCGCGCAGGGCCGCCGCGGCACCGCGTGCGCCCGAGCCCGCGGCCCCGGCCGCGCCGGCGCTGCTCGAAGGCGTGCAGCAGATCCTCGAGGCGGTGCCGGAGCTGCGCGACGGGGCCCAGCTGGAGCTGCGCCTGGCGGCCGAGCGCCTGCGCGCGGCCAAGCTGCTGGCGCGCAACGCCCCCTCGACGCGGCTGTTCAAGAAGTACCCCGAGTGCTTCCGGCTCACGCCCGAAAGACAGCCCAACAAGGTGCAGTACCGGGCGCCCGGTGCCGTCTGA
- the pyrC gene encoding dihydroorotase has protein sequence MTTPQTLTLTRPDDWHLHVRDGAAMQSVVPDSARQFGRAIIMPNLRPPVTTTALALAYRDRIRAAVPAGLDFEPLMTLYLTDNLPPDEIARAKEAGVVAAKLYPAGATTNSDAGVTDLRKIHATLEAMQAHGLLLLVHGEVTDPQVDVFDREKAFIDTRLIPLRRDFPELKIVFEHITTKEAAQYVAEADERLGATITAHHLLYNRNAIFTGGIRPHYYCLPVLKREEHRQALVAAATSGSPKFFLGTDSAPHPAHLKEHASGCAGCYTAHAAIELYAEAFEAAGALDRLEGFASFHGADFYGLPRNTGTITLRREAWTPPESVPFGDAQLKPLRGGETLTWRLA, from the coding sequence ATGACGACCCCCCAGACGCTCACCCTGACCCGCCCGGACGACTGGCACCTGCACGTGCGCGACGGCGCCGCGATGCAGTCCGTCGTGCCCGACAGCGCCCGGCAGTTCGGCCGCGCGATCATCATGCCCAACCTGCGCCCGCCGGTGACCACCACCGCGCTGGCCCTGGCCTACCGCGACCGCATCCGTGCCGCCGTGCCGGCCGGCCTGGACTTCGAGCCGCTGATGACGCTGTACCTGACCGACAACCTGCCGCCCGACGAGATCGCGCGCGCGAAGGAGGCAGGGGTGGTCGCGGCCAAGCTCTACCCGGCCGGCGCCACCACCAACAGCGACGCCGGCGTCACCGACCTCCGCAAGATCCACGCGACGCTGGAGGCGATGCAGGCGCACGGCCTGTTGCTGCTGGTGCACGGCGAGGTCACCGACCCGCAGGTCGACGTGTTCGACCGCGAGAAGGCCTTCATCGATACCCGGCTGATCCCGCTGCGGCGCGACTTCCCCGAGCTGAAGATCGTCTTCGAGCACATCACGACGAAGGAGGCGGCGCAGTACGTCGCCGAGGCCGACGAGCGGCTGGGCGCGACCATCACCGCGCACCACCTGCTGTACAACCGCAACGCCATCTTCACCGGCGGCATCCGCCCGCACTACTACTGCCTGCCGGTGCTCAAGCGCGAGGAACACCGCCAGGCGCTGGTCGCCGCGGCCACCTCGGGCAGCCCGAAGTTCTTCCTCGGCACCGACAGCGCGCCGCACCCGGCGCACCTGAAGGAGCACGCCAGCGGCTGCGCCGGCTGCTACACCGCGCATGCGGCGATCGAGCTCTACGCCGAGGCCTTCGAGGCGGCCGGCGCCCTCGACCGCCTGGAAGGCTTCGCCAGCTTCCACGGGGCCGACTTCTACGGCCTGCCGCGCAACACGGGCACCATCACGCTGCGCCGCGAGGCCTGGACGCCGCCCGAGAGCGTGCCGTTCGGCGACGCGCAGCTCAAGCCCCTGCGCGGTGGCGAAACACTGACATGGAGGCTCGCATGA
- a CDS encoding VOC family protein — protein MHPTAKDTRCTVIPCLRYRDAPAAIDWLCQVFGFERHLVVPDDHGGIAHAQLAFGNGMVMVASADHESEYGDLVNLPDQVGGVETQSPYLIVQDADAVHARAQAAGAQIVIPLRDEPYGGRGFTCRDLEGRLWSVGTYDPWTTP, from the coding sequence ATGCACCCGACCGCCAAGGACACCCGCTGTACCGTCATCCCCTGCCTGCGCTACCGCGACGCCCCGGCCGCGATCGACTGGCTGTGCCAGGTGTTCGGCTTCGAGCGGCATCTCGTGGTGCCGGACGACCACGGGGGCATCGCCCATGCGCAGCTCGCCTTCGGCAACGGCATGGTGATGGTCGCCTCGGCCGACCACGAGTCGGAATACGGCGACCTGGTCAACCTGCCGGACCAGGTGGGCGGCGTGGAGACGCAAAGCCCCTACCTGATCGTGCAGGATGCCGACGCGGTCCATGCCCGCGCGCAGGCGGCCGGCGCGCAGATCGTCATCCCCCTGCGGGACGAGCCCTACGGCGGTCGCGGCTTCACCTGCCGGGACCTGGAAGGCCGGCTGTGGAGCGTGGGCACCTACGACCCGTGGACCACGCCCTGA